A window of the Gossypium hirsutum isolate 1008001.06 chromosome A03, Gossypium_hirsutum_v2.1, whole genome shotgun sequence genome harbors these coding sequences:
- the LOC107887391 gene encoding heat shock protein 90-5, chloroplastic isoform X2 — translation MAPVLSRSLATPSLASLTLTNPNKAFNLRTAFLPPNALNKAFSCSRLRWKLEKRNNRIAVRCEASAVAEKEAEETSGEKFEYQAEVSRLLDLIVHSLYSHKEVFLRELVSNASDALDKLRFLSVTEPSLLGDSGELEIRIKPDPDNGTITITDTGIGMTKEELIDCLGTIAQSGTSKFLKALKENKDLGADNGLIGQFGVGFYSAFLVAEKVVVSTKSPKSDKQYVWEAVADSSSYVIREETDPENILVRGTQITLYLRSDDKYEFSDPTRIQNLVKNYSQFVSFPIYTWQEKSRTVEVEEEEPPKEGEENPEEVKKKKTTKTEKYWDWELANETKPIWMRNPKEVEKDEYNEFYKKTFNEFLDPLGYTHFTTEGEVEFRSVLYIPGMGPLNNEDVVNPKTKNIRLYVKRVFISDDFDGELFPRYLSFVKGVVDSDDLPLNVSREILQESRIDYKKFWENFGRFLKLGCIEDSGNHKRITPLLRFYTSKSEEELTSLDEYVESMGENQKAIYYLATDSLKSAKTAPFLEKLVQKDIEVLYLVEPIDEVAIQNLQTYKEKKFVDISKEDLELGDEDEVKERETKQEFNLLCDWIKQQLGDKVAKVQISKRLSSSPCVLVSGKFGWSANMERLMKAQALGDTASLEFMRGRRILEINPDHPIIKDLNAACKNAPESSEAKRAVDLLYDTALISSGFSPDSPAELGNKIYEMMAMALGGRWGRYEDDDEVEASEVSAAETDTSASEASENQVIEPSEVRTESDPWQD, via the exons ATGGCTCCAGTTCTAAGCAGAAGCTTAGCTACTCCATCTTTAGCCTCTCTCACTTTGACAAACCCCAACAAGGCCTTCAATCTCAGAACCGCTTTTCTACCTCCAAATGCCCTCAACAAGGCCTTCTCTTGCTCTCGATTGAGGTGGAAACTTGAGAAGAGAAACAACCGGATAGCGGTTCGATGTGAGGCTTCAGCTGTAGCAGAGAAAGAGGCCGAAGAGACCTCCGGGGAGAAATTTGAGTACCAAGCCGAG GTTAGTCGCTTGTTGGATTTGATTGTTCACAGTCTATACAGTCATAAAGAGGTCTTTTTGAGAGAGCTTGTAAG TAATGCAAGTGATGCTTTAGATAAGCTTAGATTCTTAAGTGTGACTGAACCCTCTCTGCTTGGAGATTCGGGAGAACTAGAGATACGCATCAAACCTGATCCAGATAATGGGACTATCACTATAAC ggATACGGGAATTGGAATGACCAAAGAAGAGCTTATTGACTGTCTTGGAACAATTGCTCAAAGTGGTACTTCCAAATTTCTTAAGGCTCTGAAG GAAAATAAGGATCTAGGGGCAGACAATGGTTTGATTGGGCAATTTGGTGTTGGATTCTATTCTGCTTTTCTTGTTGCTGAGAAG GTTGTTGTGTCCACAAAGAGTCCGAAGTCAGACAAGCAATATGTTTGGGAAGCTGTAGCAGACAGTAGCTCCTATGTGATTAGGGAGGAAACTGATCCAGAAAATATTCTAGTCCGTGGTACACAGATTACACTTTATTTAAGG TCAGATGACAAGTATGAATTCTCAGATCCCACCAGAATTCAGAATCTGGTGAAGAATTATTCCCAGTTTGTTTCTTTCCCAATCTACACTTGGCAAGAAAAATCAAGGACAGTTGAG GTAGAGGAGGaagaaccaccaaaagaaggagAAGAAAACCCAGAA GAAGTGAAGAAAAAGAAGACGACTAAAACTGAGAAGTATTGGGACTGGGAATTAGCAAATGAAACAAAGCCAATATGG ATGCGAAATCCTAAGGAGGTTGAAAAAGACGAGTACAATGAATTCTACAAGAAGACTTTCAACGAAttcttggatccacttggatatACTCACTTCACAACAGAG GGTGAGGTGGAGTTTAGGAGTGTTCTGTATATTCCTGGCATGGGTCCTCTAAACAATGAGGATGTAgtaaacccaaaaacaaagaacataCGTTTGTATGTGAAACGTGTATTTATCTCAGATGATTTTGATGGAGAGCTG TTTCCACGATACTTGAGCTTTGTGAAGGGTGTTGTGGACTCTGATGATCTTCCACTTAATGTTTCTCGAGAGATCCTCCAAGAAAGCCGTATT GATTACAAAAAGTTCTGGGAGAACTTTGGCAGGTTCCTAAAGTTGGGATGCATTGAAGACTCTGGTAATCACAAGCGTATAACACCATTGCTTCGGTTTTACACATCAAAAAGTGAAGAGGAATTGACAAGTTTGGATGAGTACGTTGAAAGTATGGGTGAGAATCAAAAGGCTATTTATTACTTGGCAACCGACAGCTTGAAAAGTGCCAAGACTGCTCCATTCTTAGAGAAGTTGGTTCAAAAagacattgag GTTCTCTATTTAGTTGAGCCTATCGATGAGGTTGCCATTCAGAACCTTCAGACCTACAAAGAGAAGAAATTTGTTGATATTAGCAAGGAAGACTTGGAACTTG GTGATGAAGATGAGGTAAAAGAGAGAGAAACTAAACAAGAGTTCAATCTTCTCTGTGATTGGATAAAGCAACAACTGGGAGACAAAGTGGCCAAAGTCCAAATTTCTAAGCGACTAAGTTCATCACCTTGTGTGCTTGTTTCTGGCAAGTTTGGATGGTCAGCTAACATGGAAAg GTTGATGAAAGCACAAGCGCTTGGAGATACAGCAAGTTTGGAGTTCATGAGGGGAAGGAGGATCCTGGAGATTAATCCAGATCATCCGATTATTAAAGACTTGAAT GCTGCTTGCAAGAATGCGCCTGAAAGCAGTGAAGCCAAGAGAGCAGTTGACTTGTTGTATGATACAGCATTGATCTCCAGTGGTTTTTCT CCCGACAGCCCCGCTGAGTTAGGTAACAAGATATATGAGATGATGGCAATGGCACTTGGAGGAAGATGGGGTAGATATGAGGACGATGATGAAGTGGAAGCATCAGAAGTTAGTGCTGCTGAAACTGATACGAGTGCCAGTGAAGCTTCAGAGAACCAAGTGATCGAACCATCGGAAGTAAGGACAGAGAGTGATCCTTGGCAAGATTAA
- the LOC107887391 gene encoding heat shock protein 90-5, chloroplastic isoform X1: MAPVLSRSLATPSLASLTLTNPNKAFNLRTAFLPPNALNKAFSCSRLRWKLEKRNNRIAVRCEASAVAEKEAEETSGEKFEYQAEVSRLLDLIVHSLYSHKEVFLRELVSNASDALDKLRFLSVTEPSLLGDSGELEIRIKPDPDNGTITITDTGIGMTKEELIDCLGTIAQSGTSKFLKALKENKDLGADNGLIGQFGVGFYSAFLVAEKVVVSTKSPKSDKQYVWEAVADSSSYVIREETDPENILVRGTQITLYLRSDDKYEFSDPTRIQNLVKNYSQFVSFPIYTWQEKSRTVEVEEEEPPKEGEENPEEVKKKKTTKTEKYWDWELANETKPIWMRNPKEVEKDEYNEFYKKTFNEFLDPLGYTHFTTEGEVEFRSVLYIPGMGPLNNEDVVNPKTKNIRLYVKRVFISDDFDGELFPRYLSFVKGVVDSDDLPLNVSREILQESRIVRIMRKRLVRKTFDMIQEISESENKEDYKKFWENFGRFLKLGCIEDSGNHKRITPLLRFYTSKSEEELTSLDEYVESMGENQKAIYYLATDSLKSAKTAPFLEKLVQKDIEVLYLVEPIDEVAIQNLQTYKEKKFVDISKEDLELGDEDEVKERETKQEFNLLCDWIKQQLGDKVAKVQISKRLSSSPCVLVSGKFGWSANMERLMKAQALGDTASLEFMRGRRILEINPDHPIIKDLNAACKNAPESSEAKRAVDLLYDTALISSGFSPDSPAELGNKIYEMMAMALGGRWGRYEDDDEVEASEVSAAETDTSASEASENQVIEPSEVRTESDPWQD, from the exons ATGGCTCCAGTTCTAAGCAGAAGCTTAGCTACTCCATCTTTAGCCTCTCTCACTTTGACAAACCCCAACAAGGCCTTCAATCTCAGAACCGCTTTTCTACCTCCAAATGCCCTCAACAAGGCCTTCTCTTGCTCTCGATTGAGGTGGAAACTTGAGAAGAGAAACAACCGGATAGCGGTTCGATGTGAGGCTTCAGCTGTAGCAGAGAAAGAGGCCGAAGAGACCTCCGGGGAGAAATTTGAGTACCAAGCCGAG GTTAGTCGCTTGTTGGATTTGATTGTTCACAGTCTATACAGTCATAAAGAGGTCTTTTTGAGAGAGCTTGTAAG TAATGCAAGTGATGCTTTAGATAAGCTTAGATTCTTAAGTGTGACTGAACCCTCTCTGCTTGGAGATTCGGGAGAACTAGAGATACGCATCAAACCTGATCCAGATAATGGGACTATCACTATAAC ggATACGGGAATTGGAATGACCAAAGAAGAGCTTATTGACTGTCTTGGAACAATTGCTCAAAGTGGTACTTCCAAATTTCTTAAGGCTCTGAAG GAAAATAAGGATCTAGGGGCAGACAATGGTTTGATTGGGCAATTTGGTGTTGGATTCTATTCTGCTTTTCTTGTTGCTGAGAAG GTTGTTGTGTCCACAAAGAGTCCGAAGTCAGACAAGCAATATGTTTGGGAAGCTGTAGCAGACAGTAGCTCCTATGTGATTAGGGAGGAAACTGATCCAGAAAATATTCTAGTCCGTGGTACACAGATTACACTTTATTTAAGG TCAGATGACAAGTATGAATTCTCAGATCCCACCAGAATTCAGAATCTGGTGAAGAATTATTCCCAGTTTGTTTCTTTCCCAATCTACACTTGGCAAGAAAAATCAAGGACAGTTGAG GTAGAGGAGGaagaaccaccaaaagaaggagAAGAAAACCCAGAA GAAGTGAAGAAAAAGAAGACGACTAAAACTGAGAAGTATTGGGACTGGGAATTAGCAAATGAAACAAAGCCAATATGG ATGCGAAATCCTAAGGAGGTTGAAAAAGACGAGTACAATGAATTCTACAAGAAGACTTTCAACGAAttcttggatccacttggatatACTCACTTCACAACAGAG GGTGAGGTGGAGTTTAGGAGTGTTCTGTATATTCCTGGCATGGGTCCTCTAAACAATGAGGATGTAgtaaacccaaaaacaaagaacataCGTTTGTATGTGAAACGTGTATTTATCTCAGATGATTTTGATGGAGAGCTG TTTCCACGATACTTGAGCTTTGTGAAGGGTGTTGTGGACTCTGATGATCTTCCACTTAATGTTTCTCGAGAGATCCTCCAAGAAAGCCGTATT GTGAGAATTATGAGAAAGAGGCTTGTTAGGAAAACTTTTGACATGATTCAGGAGATTTCTGAAAGTGAAAATAAGGAG GATTACAAAAAGTTCTGGGAGAACTTTGGCAGGTTCCTAAAGTTGGGATGCATTGAAGACTCTGGTAATCACAAGCGTATAACACCATTGCTTCGGTTTTACACATCAAAAAGTGAAGAGGAATTGACAAGTTTGGATGAGTACGTTGAAAGTATGGGTGAGAATCAAAAGGCTATTTATTACTTGGCAACCGACAGCTTGAAAAGTGCCAAGACTGCTCCATTCTTAGAGAAGTTGGTTCAAAAagacattgag GTTCTCTATTTAGTTGAGCCTATCGATGAGGTTGCCATTCAGAACCTTCAGACCTACAAAGAGAAGAAATTTGTTGATATTAGCAAGGAAGACTTGGAACTTG GTGATGAAGATGAGGTAAAAGAGAGAGAAACTAAACAAGAGTTCAATCTTCTCTGTGATTGGATAAAGCAACAACTGGGAGACAAAGTGGCCAAAGTCCAAATTTCTAAGCGACTAAGTTCATCACCTTGTGTGCTTGTTTCTGGCAAGTTTGGATGGTCAGCTAACATGGAAAg GTTGATGAAAGCACAAGCGCTTGGAGATACAGCAAGTTTGGAGTTCATGAGGGGAAGGAGGATCCTGGAGATTAATCCAGATCATCCGATTATTAAAGACTTGAAT GCTGCTTGCAAGAATGCGCCTGAAAGCAGTGAAGCCAAGAGAGCAGTTGACTTGTTGTATGATACAGCATTGATCTCCAGTGGTTTTTCT CCCGACAGCCCCGCTGAGTTAGGTAACAAGATATATGAGATGATGGCAATGGCACTTGGAGGAAGATGGGGTAGATATGAGGACGATGATGAAGTGGAAGCATCAGAAGTTAGTGCTGCTGAAACTGATACGAGTGCCAGTGAAGCTTCAGAGAACCAAGTGATCGAACCATCGGAAGTAAGGACAGAGAGTGATCCTTGGCAAGATTAA
- the LOC107888190 gene encoding uncharacterized protein, protein MASFSIEDFVGHGVLKELIPKLLEEGWDDVPTLKIMNPEDMDAINMTQHQKDALEIRTYLHDRALMQYGDKLEASRKSLPELLNLSTEDLSSQFGMKRGHIARFTDRNNKCTDPLPKSYGLPARKLSVTPSRSNTTYKMQTIRKSFSRSSTNNDRSLEESLADFKIKDGYIFKGIVAAGPAEPRACGCVQPPPVVDNVAPYSAIENISVQRLTPEYKIGMERLVKTKTPPMKASELWRDKPAVLLCIRRPGCIMCRAEAHQLYAKKPIFDALGIQMFAVFHEHIESEIKDFWPRYWGGVVVFDRTMGFFKALGGGKLLKDKFLSGFVFNPRAIANYKRAKSMGIEQNFKGEGEIKGGLFIVGPGGTGIAYQFIERNFGDWAPVAEVVEICARLKNQQQDEGDSSRSPQEHK, encoded by the exons ATGGCTTCTTTCTCAATAGAAGATTTTGTTGGTCATGGGGTTCTCAAGGAATTGATTCCAAAGTTATTAGAAGAAGGTTGGGATGACGTCCCAACTTTAAAGATCATGAATCCAGAGGATATGGATGCAATCAATATGACACAACATCAAAAG GATGCTCTGGAGATCAGAACATACCTTCATGATCGAGCTCTTATGCAATATGGAGATAAGTTAGAGGCCTCCAGGAAAAGCCTACCTGAGCTCCTTAACTTAAGCACCGAGGATCTGTCTTCGCAATTTGGCATGAAAAGGGGCCACATTGCACGTTTCACAGATAGAAACAATAAATGCACCGATCCTCTACCCAAATCTTATGGCCTCCCTGCAAGGAAACTCTCAGTTACACCATCTAGAAGTAACACCACTTATAAGATGCAAACCATAAGAAAATCCTTCTCCAGGAGCAGCACAAACAATGACAGGTCGCTGGAAGAATCACTGGCTGATTTCAAGATTAAAGATGGATACATATTTAAAGGGATTGTTGCTGCAGGGCCAGCTGAGCCTCGAGCATGTGGTTGCGTTCAACCTCCTCCTGTGGTTGACAATGTGGCACCTTACTCTGCTATTGAAAACATATCAGTTCAGAGATTAACTCCTGAGTATAAGATTGGAATGGAGCGTTTGGTGAAAACCAAGACTCCACCTATGAAAGCTTCAGAACTGTGGCGAGATAAGCCGGCTGTTCTCCTATGCATTCGACGGCCTGG GTGCATTATGTGTAGAGCTGAAGCTCACCAGCTCTATGCCAAAAAGCCAATATTTGATGCACTGGGAATTCAAATGTTTGCAGTTTTTCATGAACATATAGAATCAGAG ATAAAAGACTTTTGGCCACGTTATTGGGGCGGGGTTGTGGTCTTCGACCGGACTATGGGATTCTTCAAAGCTCTTGGAGGTGGGAAATTACTTAAAGACAAGTTTCTATCAGGATTTGTGTTCAACCCCAGGGCTATTGCAAATTATAAACGTGCAAAATCTATGGGAATAGAACAAAATTTCAAAGGAGAAGGTGAAATTAAGGGTGGCCTTTTTATAGTTGGTCCAGGAGGAACTGGAATAGCTTACCAGTTTATAGAGAGGAATTTTGGAGATTGGGCTCCTGTAGCTGAAGTTGTAGAGATATGTGCTCGATTAAAA AATCAACAGCAAGATGAAGGAGATTCTAGCAGATCACCGCAAGAACACAAGTGA
- the LOC107887392 gene encoding transcription factor bHLH49 isoform X1, which translates to MDIGEKDKYELGKRDEHNNINYQAPVLSTDWQFGGANLTSAGMSLVPTTNPLAIGSSCASASLVDSFGSSLWEHPSNSQNMGFCDISVQNGASSSNAMEIGKCLPNSLRTSIDRPFDMGWNAASAMLKGGIFLPNTTGILAQTLSQLPADSAFIERAARFSSFNGGNFCDMVNSFGVPEPMGLYARGVGLMQGPDDIFAVNGMKSVSVMESQKSKLDATEATRDAGLRVENRAKTSPLENERKSESLMQPNEEVKQGTGGSGNESDEAEISSRDGGQDELSTLDGTGGEPSAKGLSSKKRKKSIQDAEIDRAKGGQTSTKTAKDSPENQQKQSMMINKTTGKQGSPASRPPKEEYIHVRARRGQATNSHSLAERVRREKISERMKFLQDLVPGCSKVTGKAVMLDEIINYVQSLQRQVEFLSMKLATVNPRLDFSIEALLAKDIIQSRAGPSSTLGFSPDLSMCYPPLHPSQPGLVQAPLPVIGNSSDVIHRALSSQLTSMTGGLKEPNQHSNAWEDELHNVVQMNYGTSAPSDSLDVNGPRPSSNTKVEL; encoded by the exons ATGGATATAGGTGAGAAGGATAAATATGAGCTTGGAAAGAGGGATGAGCATAACAACATAAACTACCAGGCACCTGTTTTGTCAACAGATTGGCAGTTTGGTGGTGCCAATCTCACCAGTGCTGGTATGAGTTTAGTTCCTACCACTAATCCATTGGCTATTGGTTCTTCTTGTGCCTCCGCTTCATTGGTAGACTCATTTGGTTCTAGTCTTTGGGAGCACCCATCTAATTCACAAAACATGGGATTTTGTGACATTAGTGTACAAAACGGTGCAAGCTCTTCAAATGCAATGGAAATTGGAAAATGTCTTCCTAACTCTTTGAGAACTAGTATTGATAGACCATTTGATATGGGTTGGAATGCCGCAAGTGCGATGTTGAAAGGCGGTATTTTTTTACCAAATACAACTGGGATTCTAGCACAGACTCTATCTCAGTTGCCAGCTGATTCAGCTTTCATTGAGCGTGCTGCCAGGTTCTCTAGCTTTAATGGGGGGAATTTTTGTGATATGGTGAACTCTTTTGGTGTTCCTGAGCCTATGGGTCTGTATGCAAGGGGTGTGGGGTTGATGCAAGGACCTGATGATATTTTTGCAGTCAATGGGATGAAATCCGTATCTGTTATGGAATCTCAGAAAAGTAAGTTGGATGCCACTGAAGCTACTAGGGATGCTGGTTTGCGAGTTGAAAATAGGGCTAAAACAAGCCCGCTTGAGAATGAAAGGAAAAGTGAAAGTCTTATGCAGCCTAACGAAGAAGTAAAACAAGGAACTGGTGGTTCTGGTAATGAATCCGATGAGGCTGAGATTAGCAGTCGTGATGGGGGCCAAGATGAACTGTCTACGTTGGATGGTACAGGTGGTGAACCTTCAGCTAAGGGTCTTAGctcgaagaaaagaaaaaagagtataCAG GATGCCGAGATTGATCGAGCTAAGGGAGGCCAAACATCTACTAAGACTGCAAAGGATAGTCCTGAAAATCAACAGAAGCAATCTATGATGATCAATAAGACTACAGGGAAGCAAGGGTCTCCAGCTTCTCGTCCACCAAAAGAAGAATACATCCATGTGAGAGCCCGAAGGGGCCAGGCAACAAACAGCCATAGTCTTGCAGAAAGG GTAAGAAGAGAAAAGATCAGTGAAAGGATGAAGTTTCTTCAGGACCTTGTACCTGGTTGCAGCAAG GTCACAGGCAAGGCAGTGATGCTAGATGAAATCATTAACTATGTGCAGTCACTTCAGCGGCAGGTTGAG TTTCTGTCAATGAAACTTGCGACAGTTAACCCGAGGCTGGATTTTAGTATAGAAGCGCTTCTTGCAAAAGAT ATTATTCAATCGCGAGCTGGCCCTTCTTCGACTCTGGGATTTTCTCCGGATTTATCTATGTGTTATCCTCCATTGCATCCATCTCAACCTGGACTTGTTCAAGCTCCTCTTCCTGTTATAGGGAATAGTTCTGATGTTATTCATAGAGCTCTTAGTTCTCAGTTGACATCGATGACTGGAGGATTGAAGGAGCCCAATCAG CACTCGAATGCATGGGAGGATGAGCTCCACAATGTTGTTCAAATGAACTATGGAACCAGTGCTCCTTCTGATAGCCTAGATGTAAATG GGCCACGACCATCCAGTAATACGAAAGTAGAACTTTGA
- the LOC107887392 gene encoding transcription factor bHLH49 isoform X2 produces the protein MDIGEKDKYELGKRDEHNNINYQAPVLSTDWQFGGANLTSAGMSLVPTTNPLAIGSSCASASLVDSFGSSLWEHPSNSQNMGFCDISVQNGASSSNAMEIGKCLPNSLRTSIDRPFDMGWNAASAMLKGGIFLPNTTGILAQTLSQLPADSAFIERAARFSSFNGGNFCDMVNSFGVPEPMGLYARGVGLMQGPDDIFAVNGMKSVSVMESQKSKLDATEATRDAGLRVENRAKTSPLENERKSESLMQPNEEVKQGTGGSGNESDEAEISSRDGGQDELSTLDGTGGEPSAKGLSSKKRKKSIQDAEIDRAKGGQTSTKTAKDSPENQQKQSMMINKTTGKQGSPASRPPKEEYIHVRARRGQATNSHSLAERVRREKISERMKFLQDLVPGCSKVTGKAVMLDEIINYVQSLQRQVEFLSMKLATVNPRLDFSIEALLAKDIIQSRAGPSSTLGFSPDLSMCYPPLHPSQPGLVQAPLPVIGNSSDVIHRALSSQLTSMTGGLKEPNQVFLHFFTRMHGRMSSTMLFK, from the exons ATGGATATAGGTGAGAAGGATAAATATGAGCTTGGAAAGAGGGATGAGCATAACAACATAAACTACCAGGCACCTGTTTTGTCAACAGATTGGCAGTTTGGTGGTGCCAATCTCACCAGTGCTGGTATGAGTTTAGTTCCTACCACTAATCCATTGGCTATTGGTTCTTCTTGTGCCTCCGCTTCATTGGTAGACTCATTTGGTTCTAGTCTTTGGGAGCACCCATCTAATTCACAAAACATGGGATTTTGTGACATTAGTGTACAAAACGGTGCAAGCTCTTCAAATGCAATGGAAATTGGAAAATGTCTTCCTAACTCTTTGAGAACTAGTATTGATAGACCATTTGATATGGGTTGGAATGCCGCAAGTGCGATGTTGAAAGGCGGTATTTTTTTACCAAATACAACTGGGATTCTAGCACAGACTCTATCTCAGTTGCCAGCTGATTCAGCTTTCATTGAGCGTGCTGCCAGGTTCTCTAGCTTTAATGGGGGGAATTTTTGTGATATGGTGAACTCTTTTGGTGTTCCTGAGCCTATGGGTCTGTATGCAAGGGGTGTGGGGTTGATGCAAGGACCTGATGATATTTTTGCAGTCAATGGGATGAAATCCGTATCTGTTATGGAATCTCAGAAAAGTAAGTTGGATGCCACTGAAGCTACTAGGGATGCTGGTTTGCGAGTTGAAAATAGGGCTAAAACAAGCCCGCTTGAGAATGAAAGGAAAAGTGAAAGTCTTATGCAGCCTAACGAAGAAGTAAAACAAGGAACTGGTGGTTCTGGTAATGAATCCGATGAGGCTGAGATTAGCAGTCGTGATGGGGGCCAAGATGAACTGTCTACGTTGGATGGTACAGGTGGTGAACCTTCAGCTAAGGGTCTTAGctcgaagaaaagaaaaaagagtataCAG GATGCCGAGATTGATCGAGCTAAGGGAGGCCAAACATCTACTAAGACTGCAAAGGATAGTCCTGAAAATCAACAGAAGCAATCTATGATGATCAATAAGACTACAGGGAAGCAAGGGTCTCCAGCTTCTCGTCCACCAAAAGAAGAATACATCCATGTGAGAGCCCGAAGGGGCCAGGCAACAAACAGCCATAGTCTTGCAGAAAGG GTAAGAAGAGAAAAGATCAGTGAAAGGATGAAGTTTCTTCAGGACCTTGTACCTGGTTGCAGCAAG GTCACAGGCAAGGCAGTGATGCTAGATGAAATCATTAACTATGTGCAGTCACTTCAGCGGCAGGTTGAG TTTCTGTCAATGAAACTTGCGACAGTTAACCCGAGGCTGGATTTTAGTATAGAAGCGCTTCTTGCAAAAGAT ATTATTCAATCGCGAGCTGGCCCTTCTTCGACTCTGGGATTTTCTCCGGATTTATCTATGTGTTATCCTCCATTGCATCCATCTCAACCTGGACTTGTTCAAGCTCCTCTTCCTGTTATAGGGAATAGTTCTGATGTTATTCATAGAGCTCTTAGTTCTCAGTTGACATCGATGACTGGAGGATTGAAGGAGCCCAATCAGGTTTTCCTTCATTTTTT CACTCGAATGCATGGGAGGATGAGCTCCACAATGTTGTTCAAATGA